From one Streptomyces sp. CA-210063 genomic stretch:
- a CDS encoding cysteine hydrolase, with product MPSYGSESKRHRELSGLLEPATTVLLTVECQQGVVGPDGALPELAREAQESGALAQVARLVAAAHDSGVQVMHAIAERRPDGRGANHNARLFRAAERLPVRQLTGTTAVRIAPPIEVAEEDLIVRRLHGLSPLAGTDVDALLRNLGCRTLIVTGVSANVAVPNAVFDAVNLGYTVVVPGDAIAGVPADYTPAMIRHTLALVATVATTDEVLACFKRSERRI from the coding sequence ATGCCGTCGTACGGGAGTGAGTCGAAGAGGCACCGGGAGCTGAGCGGGCTCCTCGAGCCCGCCACCACCGTCCTGCTCACCGTCGAGTGCCAGCAGGGTGTCGTCGGGCCGGACGGCGCGCTGCCCGAACTCGCCCGGGAGGCCCAGGAGTCGGGAGCGCTCGCCCAGGTGGCCCGGCTGGTCGCCGCGGCCCACGACAGCGGGGTGCAGGTCATGCACGCCATCGCCGAGCGGCGGCCCGACGGGCGGGGCGCCAACCACAACGCCCGCCTGTTCCGCGCGGCCGAACGGCTGCCCGTACGGCAGCTGACGGGCACCACGGCCGTACGCATCGCGCCGCCCATCGAGGTCGCCGAGGAGGACCTGATCGTACGGCGGCTGCACGGGCTGTCCCCGCTGGCGGGCACCGATGTGGACGCGCTGCTGCGCAATCTGGGGTGCCGCACGCTGATCGTCACCGGTGTCTCGGCCAACGTGGCCGTGCCGAACGCGGTGTTCGACGCGGTGAACCTCGGCTACACGGTCGTCGTGCCCGGGGACGCCATCGCGGGGGTGCCTGCCGACTACACCCCCGCGATGATCCGCCACACTCTCGCGTTGGTCGCCACGGTCGCGACCACGGACGAGGTGCTGGCCTGTTTCAAACGGTCCGAGCGGCGGATATGA
- a CDS encoding HipA family kinase translates to MLKEVSATRYIAPLREGGSLPGLVEADDRGTYVLKFTGAGQGRKTLVAEVVCGELARRLGLRVPRLVTVDLDPVLGLGEPDEQVQELIKSSGGTNLGMDFLTRAIGFDPLAFEVDPGEAGRIVWFDALINNVDRSWRNPNLLMWHGELWLIDHGATMIWHHHWPGARTSAAKPYDAADHALARFGPDVAAAAADLAPLVTEDLLAEVTAEIPDVWLVDEPGFETPDALRRAYAEPLLARAAGIHERIEGIKSEGIK, encoded by the coding sequence ATGCTCAAGGAAGTCAGCGCGACCCGGTACATCGCGCCGTTGCGTGAGGGCGGCTCGCTCCCCGGTCTCGTCGAGGCCGACGACCGAGGGACGTACGTCCTGAAGTTCACCGGCGCGGGACAGGGCCGTAAGACGCTCGTCGCGGAGGTCGTCTGCGGTGAGCTGGCCCGGCGGCTCGGACTGCGCGTGCCCCGCCTCGTGACCGTCGACCTCGACCCCGTCCTCGGCCTCGGCGAACCCGACGAGCAGGTGCAGGAGCTGATCAAGTCCAGCGGCGGCACCAACCTCGGCATGGACTTCCTGACCCGTGCGATCGGTTTCGACCCGCTCGCCTTCGAGGTGGACCCCGGGGAGGCCGGGCGGATCGTCTGGTTCGACGCGCTGATCAACAACGTCGACCGCTCCTGGCGCAACCCGAACCTGCTGATGTGGCACGGCGAGCTGTGGCTCATCGACCACGGCGCCACCATGATCTGGCACCACCATTGGCCCGGCGCCCGCACCTCCGCCGCCAAGCCGTACGACGCCGCCGACCACGCCCTCGCGCGCTTCGGCCCCGATGTCGCCGCGGCCGCCGCCGACCTCGCGCCCCTGGTCACCGAGGACCTGCTCGCCGAGGTGACCGCCGAGATCCCGGACGTCTGGCTGGTGGACGAGCCCGGCTTCGAGACGCCGGACGCGCTGCGGCGGGCGTACGCGGAGCCGCTGCTCGCACGGGCCGCCGGCATTCACGAACGCATCGAGGGGATCAAGAGCGAGGGGATCAAGTGA
- a CDS encoding DUF3037 domain-containing protein — protein sequence MSDRFLGTGASGQDVYEYALLRIVPRIERGECFNAGVLVYSRSRALVAARTHLDEAKLLALDPGADVAGVRAALRAVEGVCAGGEAAGQAARDDAGRRFRWLVAPRSTVVQAGPVHTGLTEDPAAEAERLLDLLVK from the coding sequence GTGAGCGACCGCTTCCTGGGGACCGGGGCGAGTGGGCAGGACGTCTACGAGTACGCGCTGCTGCGGATCGTGCCCCGGATCGAGCGCGGCGAGTGCTTCAACGCCGGCGTCCTCGTCTACAGCCGCTCCCGGGCGCTCGTGGCGGCCCGTACCCACCTCGACGAGGCCAAGCTGCTCGCCCTTGATCCCGGGGCGGACGTGGCGGGCGTACGCGCCGCGCTGCGCGCCGTGGAGGGCGTGTGCGCCGGGGGAGAGGCGGCCGGGCAGGCCGCCCGCGACGACGCCGGGCGGCGGTTCCGGTGGCTTGTCGCGCCCCGTTCCACGGTCGTCCAGGCGGGGCCCGTGCACACTGGGCTCACCGAGGACCCGGCGGCGGAGGCCGAGCGGCTGCTCGACCTGCTCGTGAAATGA
- a CDS encoding aminotransferase class I/II-fold pyridoxal phosphate-dependent enzyme: MLGEYMITGRRAAEIAASVERAVGAGELEPGQLLPPMRELAERLGVNPNTVAAAYRTLRERGVIETAGRRGSRVRPRPATTGREYIRVEVPEGVRDLADGNPDTTLLPRLAEVFAAAAEQGDRDPVLYGSSDVEPELARIARADLDADGVPDGPVTVTSGSLDAIERVLAVHLKPGDAVAVEDPGWGSVLDLVPALGLRVVPVGVDDDGPLAEDVRTALEAGARALIVTDRAQNPTGAAVGAARARALRSVLREHPETLLIEDDHGYRIVDQPLHPLAGVTHSWAFVRSVAKAYGPDLRLAVLTGDATTVDRVRGRQRLGPGWVSRLVQRAVVRLWTGGAVDAPAVAAAYGRRRESLIGALARRGVEAHGVSGMNVWIGVPDETGAVARLLHAGWAVAPGARFRMGAPQGIRITVSTLTEEEIGRVADAVASAIRPGAGGGYM, encoded by the coding sequence GTGCTAGGAGAATATATGATCACCGGGCGGCGCGCAGCGGAGATTGCGGCGAGCGTCGAGCGGGCGGTGGGGGCGGGGGAGTTGGAACCCGGTCAACTGCTGCCGCCCATGCGGGAGTTGGCCGAGCGGCTCGGGGTGAACCCGAACACCGTCGCGGCCGCCTATCGCACGCTGCGCGAGCGCGGGGTCATCGAGACCGCCGGGCGGCGGGGGAGCCGGGTGCGGCCCCGGCCGGCCACGACGGGGCGCGAGTACATCCGGGTCGAAGTGCCGGAGGGGGTGCGCGACCTAGCCGACGGCAATCCCGACACGACGCTGCTGCCGCGCCTCGCGGAGGTGTTCGCGGCGGCCGCCGAGCAGGGCGACCGCGATCCGGTGCTGTACGGATCGAGTGACGTGGAGCCCGAATTGGCGCGGATCGCGCGGGCCGACCTGGACGCGGACGGGGTGCCGGACGGACCGGTCACCGTGACCTCCGGGTCGCTCGACGCCATCGAGCGGGTCCTCGCCGTCCATCTCAAGCCCGGGGACGCCGTCGCCGTCGAGGACCCCGGGTGGGGCAGCGTGCTCGACCTCGTCCCGGCGCTCGGTCTGCGGGTCGTCCCGGTCGGCGTCGACGACGACGGGCCGCTCGCCGAGGACGTACGGACGGCTCTGGAGGCCGGGGCCCGGGCTTTGATCGTCACCGACCGGGCGCAGAACCCGACCGGGGCGGCTGTCGGCGCCGCACGCGCGCGTGCCCTGCGGTCCGTGCTCAGGGAGCATCCGGAGACTCTGCTCATCGAGGACGACCACGGCTACCGGATCGTCGACCAGCCTCTGCACCCGCTGGCCGGCGTCACCCACAGCTGGGCCTTCGTGCGGTCGGTCGCCAAGGCGTACGGCCCCGATCTGCGGCTCGCGGTGCTCACCGGGGACGCCACCACCGTCGACCGGGTGCGCGGGCGGCAGCGGCTGGGGCCCGGCTGGGTGAGCCGGCTGGTGCAGCGGGCCGTCGTACGGCTGTGGACCGGTGGCGCGGTGGACGCGCCGGCCGTGGCGGCGGCGTACGGGCGGCGGCGGGAGTCGCTGATCGGCGCCCTCGCGCGGCGCGGGGTCGAGGCGCACGGGGTCAGCGGGATGAACGTGTGGATCGGCGTCCCGGACGAGACCGGCGCGGTCGCCCGGCTGCTGCACGCCGGCTGGGCCGTCGCGCCCGGTGCCCGCTTCCGGATGGGCGCCCCGCAGGGGATCCGGATCACGGTCTCCACCCTCACCGAGGAGGAGATCGGGAGGGTGGCGGACGCGGTGGCCTCGGCGATCCGGCCGGGGGCGGGCGGGGGGTACATGTGA
- a CDS encoding pyridoxamine 5'-phosphate oxidase family protein, with protein sequence MTVTQRRGRKIMMEPAELDAFLSAQRTCRVATVAADGAPHISPLWFVWDGTSLWLYSITRSRRWSALRRDPRVAVVVDAGEEYGELRGVELSGTVEFVGEAPRTGEPNPELIEVERLFARKNFGIDEMPHDGRHAWLRLTPDAVASWDFRKLGSP encoded by the coding sequence ATGACCGTCACTCAGCGCCGGGGCCGGAAGATCATGATGGAGCCCGCCGAACTCGACGCGTTCCTGAGCGCTCAGCGCACCTGCCGGGTCGCGACGGTCGCCGCCGACGGAGCCCCGCACATCAGCCCGCTCTGGTTCGTCTGGGACGGCACCTCGCTCTGGCTGTACTCGATCACCCGCAGCAGACGCTGGTCCGCGCTGCGCCGCGATCCGCGCGTCGCCGTCGTGGTCGACGCGGGCGAGGAGTACGGCGAACTGCGCGGCGTCGAGCTGTCCGGCACCGTCGAGTTCGTCGGCGAGGCACCGCGCACGGGCGAGCCGAACCCCGAACTCATCGAGGTGGAGCGGCTGTTCGCCCGCAAGAACTTCGGGATCGACGAGATGCCGCACGACGGCAGGCACGCCTGGCTGCGACTGACGCCGGACGCGGTCGCGTCCTGGGACTTCCGCAAGCTGGGGTCGCCGTAA
- a CDS encoding Rieske (2Fe-2S) protein, with product MTSETNKPASIPGRRTVMAAAGVAGLAVALTACGSEDEASSSSSPDSQAGSSASSEASGEASSGSASGGDSAGGTEIAKTSDIPEGGGKIFESEGVVVTQPEAGTYKAFSSVCTHAGCAVKTIADGVINCPCHNSNFSIADGSVQSGPATKALPAKEVSVSGESIMLA from the coding sequence ATGACCAGCGAAACGAACAAACCCGCTTCGATCCCGGGCCGCCGCACCGTCATGGCGGCGGCCGGCGTGGCGGGCCTCGCCGTCGCGCTGACCGCGTGCGGGTCGGAGGACGAGGCGTCGAGCTCGTCCTCGCCCGACTCCCAGGCCGGCTCCAGCGCGAGCAGTGAGGCGAGCGGCGAGGCGAGCAGCGGCAGCGCGAGCGGTGGCGACAGCGCCGGCGGCACCGAGATCGCCAAGACCTCGGACATCCCCGAGGGCGGCGGCAAGATCTTCGAGAGCGAGGGCGTCGTCGTCACCCAGCCCGAGGCGGGCACCTACAAGGCGTTCTCCTCCGTGTGCACCCACGCCGGGTGTGCCGTGAAGACGATCGCCGACGGCGTGATCAATTGCCCCTGTCACAACAGCAACTTCTCGATCGCCGACGGCAGCGTGCAGAGCGGCCCCGCGACCAAGGCGCTGCCCGCCAAGGAGGTCAGCGTCTCCGGTGAGTCGATCATGCTGGCCTGA
- a CDS encoding LysR family transcriptional regulator: MLNLERLRTLDALARHGSVSGAADGLHVTTSAVSQQMAKLEREVGQRLLAKNGRGVRLTDAGRLLADHAARILSQVELAQSDLEAQRGQVVGELRLAAFPTAVRGLFPAVFRALRDDHPALRVRSRELEPELAINAVIRGDVDLAVVLDWYNKPLPVPEGLARAAILDDPVEVALSEDHPLAGRDEIDLRELAEEPWVAWPEGEFCHEWLLHTLRANGIEPHLAHRAGEHHTQLALVAAGLGVCIAPRLGRDPMPAGVRTVPVRPRAHRSVYAVWRADADRRPSIRAAVEALRETGTACGTG, encoded by the coding sequence ATGTTGAACTTGGAGCGCCTGCGCACCCTCGACGCCCTCGCCCGGCACGGCTCGGTCAGCGGGGCGGCCGACGGGCTGCATGTGACGACCTCGGCCGTCTCGCAGCAGATGGCCAAGCTGGAACGCGAGGTGGGGCAGCGGCTCCTCGCCAAGAACGGGCGGGGCGTGCGCCTCACCGACGCGGGGCGCCTGCTCGCCGACCATGCCGCGCGGATCCTCTCCCAGGTCGAGCTGGCACAGTCGGACCTGGAGGCACAGCGGGGGCAGGTCGTCGGCGAGCTGCGGCTGGCCGCCTTCCCGACGGCCGTCCGGGGGCTGTTTCCCGCCGTCTTCCGCGCGCTGCGGGACGACCATCCGGCGCTGCGCGTGCGCTCGCGGGAACTGGAGCCGGAACTCGCGATCAACGCGGTGATCCGGGGCGATGTCGACCTGGCCGTCGTCCTCGACTGGTACAACAAGCCGCTGCCCGTGCCCGAGGGGCTCGCCAGGGCGGCGATCCTCGACGACCCGGTGGAGGTGGCGCTGTCCGAGGACCACCCGCTCGCCGGCCGGGACGAGATCGACCTGCGGGAGCTGGCGGAGGAGCCGTGGGTCGCCTGGCCCGAGGGCGAGTTCTGCCACGAGTGGCTGCTCCATACGCTGCGCGCCAACGGCATCGAGCCGCACCTCGCCCACCGGGCCGGCGAGCATCACACGCAACTCGCCCTGGTGGCCGCCGGGTTGGGCGTCTGCATCGCGCCCCGGCTCGGCCGCGACCCGATGCCCGCCGGTGTGCGGACCGTGCCGGTGCGGCCCAGGGCGCACCGCAGCGTCTACGCGGTATGGCGTGCGGACGCCGACCGGAGGCCGTCGATCAGGGCGGCGGTGGAGGCGTTGAGGGAGACAGGAACCGCGTGCGGAACGGGCTGA